Genomic DNA from Clostridium sp. BJN0013:
TTACCTTCTTTATTTATTTTAGATTACCTATGAGGAATTGAAACCTTAATGCTGGGTTCCCCGTAATGATACTGGATAGAATTTTAGATTACCTATGAGGAATTGAAACCATATTTCTACTCTTTCACACTTTCTGCAGCACTTAATTTTAGATTACCTATGAGGAATTGAAACCCATGCAATCACATTCACCTTCGCATAAAATGAGTTCATTTTAGATTACCTATGAGGAATTGAAACTTTTTTGGCCGAAATGCCAGGCATTGTTCCTAGTATATTTTAGATTACCTATGAGGAATTGAAACTTAAAATGTGCAAAATTCCATCAAATTTAAATTTACATTTTAGATTACCTATGAGGAATTGAAACTTAAAATGTGCAAAATTCCATCAAATTTAAATTTACATTTTAGATTACCTATGAGGAATTGAAACGTAAAGAAAGGGCGTGAATATATGGATATGAAAGTATAATTTTAGATTACCTATGAGGAATTGAAACGATATATGAAGAGGTGATATAAATGGCAGATATACAATTTTAGATTACCTATGAGGAATTGAAACGTAACAAGTATGGTGTAGCTTCCCTAGAAGTAGCTGATTTTAGATTACCTATGAGGAATTGAAACCATTAATGTTAGATGAAAGTTCAATGATTAAAAATGAGATTTTAGATTACCTATAGTGATTTCATATTTCCACTGCTGGTTTTGAGGGTATACATCCTTTTGCTGATAAAAATGGAAGAACCGGCAGAATGCTGATCAATTGTCTTCTTATAGTAAATATTTTTCACTAATAGTTTTATTTAAAAATGACAGGGAACAGTACTACTGGTCTTGTAATATTTAGGATAAATATCTAATTTATAGAAAATAATAAGCAAGATATTTGTAAATATATGGAATGAAATTTTTTCATTTATAGAAATAAAAAATAATTTGTAATATTATATAAAATTATTCATATATATGAAGGAATTTGGAAAATAAGGTAGAATATCATATATAAGTTTAAATAAATTAATTTATAAGATAGATAGCATAGCAATGTGTATTTTGGGAGATATTAGTTTGTATTTATAAAAAAGTAAAATTATATTTATGGGTAAAAAAGGCAGGGAAAACATATGATTTATATTTTTTTAGATGAAGCAGGATCATTTGAATGCAATGATGGTAACAAAACTAAAAGAGAGATAATAGGAGGTGTAATTTGTAAAGGTATAAAAGATGAAGGATCTATAAAAACACTGAGCAGTAGTGTGGAGAAGCAATTTATAACTGCCGGAGGATATGATTATTATAATAAGATACATGGAAAGCAGAGAAATGGGAAAGTCCAAAATGCTGTTTTAAAAAGTATATTTATAGATAAAAAATGTGGAAATAAAATAATTCCTTTTTACATAGAGAGAGGGACTATTAATAAAAAAATTTTTTCAAATATAACAGATGATAACAATGCTTCATTTCTTTATTTAAATATGCTAAACAGAGTAGTATCAAATCTTCTATTATACAAATCAGGAATACTGAATTATGATAACAAAGTAATTATAAATCTGCCCACGAGAGTATTACCGGTAAAAAAACTCTCAACTCAGGAGATAAAGGCTTTCAAAGAACTTTCGTATGATATACTAAATGGCAAGGTGGTTCTTGATCTGTCTCCTAATCTCCTTTCAGCATTAAGCTGTGAAATTTCAAATTGCAGTTTCCTAAAAAACAAAATTTATGTGGAAATAAATGCAAATAAAATAGCTTATGGCGATGAATGCGATAATAAGGGTAATCTTAATGTTTTTTATCAACTTTCAGATTTTGTGTGCAATAATGCTTATCTTAAAGTTATGGATGATTTAAATGAAATTGTATTTGCATATGATGACATTGATGAGTGCTATAGAAAAATAATTCAATATTATAATGAAAAAAAGCTTTATGAATATATAAATCAAAAAGAGAAGTATAATATTGAATTTAAAAATTCTAAATATAAAAGAATATATGATTCCTATATAAAAAGTTTAGATGAAGAAAAGCTATATAATGATGTATCTATAAAAGATTTTATAATCAAAGAAGGGGAAGAAATAAAGTCAAAAGAATACAATAGGATATTTGTCAAAAAAAAGCTTGATAAGGTTGATGAGTATATAACTTCTTCTACTGCTAAAAATGATTTAAAGACAGCTATTGAATATTATATATTTAAAATGAGAACATATAACCATTTGGGAAATTTTAAAGAAAATAGTATCATATATAAACAAAATATCATGAAATTGACTTATAATGCAGATTCTTTAGATATTATAAGGTTAAGAATGGAAGCTATAAATTTATATGCAGTTACATTGTCGAATAGTTTCCTTTTTAAAGAATCAATTGCGTATATTGATAAACTTATTAAATATCAAGAGTTTGTAGAAGAAATGTATAAAGAAATAGCTTGCGATATGGATAAAAAGGAAATTCGTAAAAATTATGTTGACATAAATATGGGAAAATATTTGAGCTCAAAGGGGCAGTATATGTCATTTATTAATGAGGCATCTGCAGAAAAGTATTTTTTAGAGGCATTGGGATGCTTTAAATATAATGATAAGCAAAAAAATCAGGCAATATCTTACCTGATTCACTATTACTCATATTTCGAAATTGTTCCAGAAAATAATATAAGACAGATTATAGATAAATATTTTGGATTTGATAGTTTTCAGAATGGAATAAATTATTTTACAAAGATTAAATATGAAAATTTGCTTTCTCCAGGTGAATCTTTCAAGCTTTTTGCATTTATCAAATATTGGGTTATTTATGAAGAAATAGGACAAGACATTGGCCTAGACCAAATTGAAAGACTTGGTAATAAGCTTGTTAATTTATGTTCATATGTGAAAAAATATTCAAAGTTTTTTGAACATCCCTATGAGCTTATATTTTATAATATAGCCCAGAGGCTTGAAACTGCTTCTTTAAAAAAGGAATTTAATGATAAGGCCATAAGTATATGTAAAAATCCCAACAGTGAATTTACCTTAAAGGTTATTGGGTTTATGATAAAACTCAATTGCTATAAGAATAAGAAAGATTTGGGAAAATTCATAAAATTTTTGAATGAGGAGGATATTTTAGATGATACAAGAAAATATTTTGAAGTAAATGCTTTATCCAGAGAGGATGACATAAACAAAGCTTTAAATATTATAAATTCTAAATTTACATATATGTACAGATAGAAACAAAGGAGGCATTGAATTTATGCAAAAAGTAGAAAAGAAAGCTGATTTTCTAATAACTCTTGTAGGAACAAGCGCTATGCCCAATCTCATAGGTATAGTTGCAAGAATAAATCAACATGGGAAGGTATTTTTGATTCATACTTGTGAGACGAAAGATATTTCAGATGGTCTTGAGGATTTTATAGAACAAAAAGATAAAACTGATATAGAAGGAAACCTTCATGTAAAAAGTAAATCATTTGAATTAGAGAATTATGATAATCCAGAACAGGTGTATAAGGAGCTGCTTCCCAAATTTAAAGCAATATGTGGAGAAATTAAGAACTCGGCAATAGACAAACCTGTAATGGAGCTCAATTATACAGGGGGAACTAAAGTGATTTCAAGTTTATCCTGTAAAGCTTTTAAAGATGTGTTTGAAGGTTTTGGCAGTAGTCTGTATTTTACATATCTTGATGGAGAGAAGAGTGAAATACATATTTTTAAATCAAATTTGAATAGAGAAAGCATAGTTGATTATTCAAGTGAAAGTGGGACCATTCCTATTACTGTTGGAGATGTGGTTGCCGTGCATATGAGGTCATTTCTAAATTACAAGGGTAGTTCAGATACTTTTAAGCAGAGTAAATTCAGCAGAGATATGTATGATTTCATAGCAAATAATTTGGATAAAAGGAAGGAAATCATCTCGTATTTAACGGGATTATATGAGGGATTAGATGAAAAAACAAAAGGTAGTGCAAACAAAGTTACAAAGTTTTTAGATGAATTTTCAGATGGAAACAAACTTTTGTGCGGCTATGACAGTTCTGATGATTTTTTTAAATCGTTTTATACGGAAAGGCGTAAATTGTCCAGTAAAAATATAAGCTCAGAAATAAGTGAAAAACTTCGTGGAAAATGGTTTGAAGAAGTGATTCACCAAATATTGATGGAGCTTAAAAAGGAAAATGTAATAGATAATTTTGCAAATAATCTGTCAAGTAAGAGTATCAGTACAAATTTTGAATCGGATTTTATAGCTATGAAAGATTATAAATTATATTATTTTTCGGTAAGTACTGTTGATACTGAAAGAATGACTAAATTGAAATTGTATGAGGCTAAACAGAGAGTGAAAATTATTTCTGGTGCGGAATCAGCAGCCGCAGCTGTTACTTTTGTAGAGGATAAGAATGAAATCCTTGAAGGAGATATGGATATATGGCAGGAAAATCCTAAAAATGTGCTTATAACGACATGGGGTGAACTTCCCAAATTAAAAGAAATAATTAGAAATTGGATAATAAAAAAGGGAGCGGTTGATAAAAATGAGTACTAAAGCTGATTGTATAATAACTTTAATAGGTAAAAATCCTTCTCCTAGTTACTATACGATTTTAAATTACAGTAAAAGTGGAACAAAAGTGTATGCTTTTTATACGTTGAATGATGATGAGTCGGTAAGCAGTGAAAATGTTTTGAAAAATATAATCAGTTCTGTGAAAGAAAAAGATGATTCAATTATTATAAAACCTGTTCCCTGTGACAAAAGCAGGAGGAAAAGTATTAAAAAATGTGTAGAAAATGAATTTGGAAATATCATAAAAGACTGTGATTATGATAATCTTGGCAGCAGAACAGTAGATATTATTGTGGATTATACAGGATCTACAAAATCCATGTCAGCATTTTTCTATTCATTTTATGACAGAGTAGTTAAAGAAGGTGAATATAGGAAGTTGAATGTACACTCTTCTTATGTTTCTTCTGACAAGGGGGAAATCTATGAGTGTAAATTTAAACCAGTGAAAATTGAATCCATATATAAGATTGAAAATGTATTTAAACAATTTAGCGTAACAAAGGAAGATCTAATAAAACTTCACGGCTATAAATTAATTGGTGGGAATCAAATCAGTAATGTTCACCATAATCATAAGTTTGATCATATTGATACAGAAAAAGGAAATTTGAGATTTGGCATTACTGTAGAATGTAAAAAGATAAAAGATCTTGTGGATAAGTATTTTGAGATATCAGATGAGGTTGAAAAAGCAGGGGGAAGTGAGGCATGTATTGATTTCTATATTAAAGGGTATAAACTTGAAAATAAATTTTTAAATTATGGGAATGCAAAAAGTGCATTTTATGATTCCCTAAGCAGTGTATATTCCCGGGACTTAAAAGAGAAAGTAACTGTTACATTTTAAGAAGAGAGCAAGGAGGAAAATAAATGAAGAGTTTGGTATTATGGGAGTTTTCAAGAAAACAAAATTATGTATTTAGAAGTAGCAGACTTAAAGAATGTATTGGGGCATCCATGATCATAAGAAGGCTATCTGAGAACTTCAGAGAATATGATCTTGAAAATGAAAGTTTCATAGTAAAAGGAGGTGGAAAAAGCTTATATCTATTCGATGATGAAAAATGTGCAAATGAGTTCATAAAAAATTTTAGCATAAGAGTACTTAAGAATTATCCTGGCCTTGAATTTTTTATAGTCAAGGAAGCGGTTGATATTTCAAAGGATGATATAAAAGCTTCAATTAAAAATATATATAAAAAATTAGAAATAAAAAAAAGCAGTAGAAAAAATTCAGGGAATCAGATTGGCTTTGGAATAGAAAGAGAATGTGATTCTACGGGATACCCTGCTGTTTCTTTTTATTATGATGAAGGGAAAAAATATATTTCAAGTGAGATAAAAGCAAAACGGGAGGAAGAAAAGAGTGCTGTCAAGGAATATTTTGATGATCTCGTTCCGGAAAATTATAAATATAGTAAAGAAATTGATGATTTGGTAAATGAAAAAGGGAAAAGCTATATAGCTGTAGTACATATTGATGGGAATGAAATGGGTAAAAAATTAAGAAATTTGGAAAATAAAGTAGTTAAAAGAGATAACGAGACCATGGAGGTTTATAACAATAGATATATAAATATACTTAAAAATTTCAGTAAAAAAATAGATGAAAGTTATAAACGTGCATTTAAAAATATAGCAGTAAATGTAGTTAACAGCAGAGAAAATTTAGAAGATGTTTCGAAAATAGCTGACAAAATTATTCCGCTGAGACCGCTTATATTTGCAGGGGACGACGTGACTTATTTGAGTAATGCATATATTGGAGTTGAAACTGCAAGATCTTTTCTTCAGGAACTCGATAAAAATTATATTGATATTGAAGGCATGGATCTTGGAAAACTTCATGCATGTGCTGGAATTGCAATAATAAAAAAAGGATATCCATTTATAAAAGGATATGATGCTGCACAACAGCTTTGTGAAAATTCGAAGAAAACTATTCTTAAAGAAAAATATGGAGATACGTCAATGCTGGATTTTCATATTTTTCAGGGAGATATAGATAAATCCATATATGACATAAGAGAAGAAGAGTATACGTTTAATGGTAAAGATGCGAAACTCACGATGAAGCCATTGGTAATTGATCCTTTGAAGAATTGGAAAAATTATCAAAACTTTATAGAAGCATTGAACAATGTAGATGCAGCTATAAGTGAGAAAAAAATAGGAAGGAGTAAGGTTAAAACTTTAAGGGAAGTGCTTAAAAAAGGTGAACAAGAAACGAAATATTTCTTTAAGTTTTATAATATAGAACCAGGTAGGTATTTTAGAGATCTTCATGGTGCAAGAGGAGACTACTGTTTTAATGAAAGTGATAGCGTGTGTATGTATTTCGATGCCATAGAATCCATGGATATGTTTAAAAAACTTGAAAAGTGAGGTGGAGTTAAAATGACATATTTTAAAATAAAAATAAAACTACTTTCCGAAAGTATTTTTGGAAATGGGGAATCAGAATCGAGTGGAGTTGATGTTGATATATTAAAGGATGACATAGGTGTTCCTTATTTTAGAGGGAAGACCTTTAAGGGAAAACTAAGAGCGGAAATTTCTGCACTCGGAGAGTATATGTTCTGTTTCAGTAAAAATAGATATGACAAAATTATTGAAGGACTTCTTGGGAAAGAGGGAAAGTTTGACAGCAATACTTTAAAGTTTTCGGATTGTGTTATATCAGAGTGCGTGCATGATGATCTCAAATATGGTGTTGAAAATTATAAGTTTGACAAAAAAGATATACTTAATTCTCTTACGGAAGTTAGAACCTTTACAAGGATTGATGAGAATGGAGTTCCAGAAAAGGGTTCTTTAAGGCAGGCCAGGGTGATAAAAAAAGGTTTGATTTTATACTGTGATGTAGAATGTCAAAGAAATTTAGATGATATTGAAAAGGGCATACTTTCAGCAGGAGTAGCAGTTTTAAGGAATCTCGGCACAATGGAGAGCAGGGGAAAAGGAAATGTAAAATGCTCACTTATAGAAAAAGGTGAAGATGTGACAGCTAAATATATTGATGTACTGGAAAAGGAGGCTTAAATATGGCTAAATATGTTGTATTTGATATAAAAAATATAGAACCGATAAAAATTTCATCTACAGTTATGCAGTCCGATAATGAATATTCCAGAAGTTATATACCGGGATCGGCCATAAGAGGTGCATATATATCAAACTATATTAATGCAAATGATGTAAAGGATCTTAATTCTGGAATACATAGAGAAAAACTGTTAAAGGGGGGAATGAAATTTTTAAATGCCTATCCGGTAATTGATGAAGTCAGATCACTGCCATTTCCAAGATGTTTTTATGCTCTGAAAGATGATATAAAGAAATATAATGTAAGTAAAAAAATGAGGATAGCAATGTTTTACGAAGATACCGATAGGGACATCGATAAAGTGAAAGGATTTGAATTTGCAAATTTTAATTTTAGTAAAGAAGTATTGGAAACTCGAGGGATAGATAAAATAAATAATTTGCATATAAAAAAGGAAGCAAAGAATAAGATCTTTAGGTATGAAGCTATAGATTCAGGAGAAAAATTTAGAGGAATAATTAAATGCGAAAATGACGATTATATTGAAGAAATCAAACAAGTACTGAAGAAAGGATTATTCTATATAGGTGGTTCAAAAGGTTCTGGATATGGGAAGTGTAAAATAGATAATATAAATGTAAATGAGAAGAACCCTGAAATTAGGATTTTTGGAGATGCAGTAGATGATTTTGAAGATAGAGAGTCTTTTTCAATTTATGCATCATCCGATATATTATATAGGGATAAATTTGGAATTTATAAATCCTATATAGATGAAGAATATTTAAAAGAAAAGCTCGGCCTTGAGGAAGTTAAATTTGAAAACAGTTTTGTAGATATGGAATATTTTACAGGATTTAATAACAAGTGGGGATGCAGACTTCCCATAGTAAATGGAATAAAATCAGGAAGTATATTTGTTTATAAATTTAAAGGCGATTTGAATCTCGATAATATTAGGAATTTCGAAGAAGAGGGGATAGGAGAAAGAAAGCAGGATGGTTTTGGAAGATTTATAATTTTACCTGACATTGACCAGACTCTTTCTTTTAACCAGGTCGTCCTTTCAGATAGTCATAGTGAGAAAACTGAGGAAATTGAAGTTAAAGACGAAGAAGATAAAAATCAGCTCAGCATGATACTTGATAGAATTTATCTCAATAAAATCAATAAAAAACTCTCTGAAAATGTATTGGGAATGAACTCCCAGGTGAATTTGAGTTTAAATAAAAATCAATTTGGAAAACTTACAGAGTTAATGGACGTTCTTCTTGGAATGAAATATGGAGATGGAATAATAAGACTTAGAAATTACTTTCAGCATATTTCAGAAAGAAAGATAAATAGAGAACTTGCAAATAAACTTGAAAGACCTTTTATAGATAGAAAGCCATTAAAAGACTATATGTTAAGTGAACTTGAAAACAATGATAAATTTGATTTTGGAAATAAGTATGGGCAGCCTTTTAAAATAGGGGGAGTTGAGTCAAGACTCCATGGTGAAGCTCAAGTTATGTATAATTACAAATTAAGGATTTTCAAAGAGCTTTTTAGAATGCAGCTTAAAGACAATTCAGAGGGAGGGGAAAATTAATGCCACTTAAAAATGGAAAATATTTGAAAAGAATAGAATCTGAAATTGAAAATATTTCTCCTTTGAATATAGGCGGAAACGATGGAGAACTTTTAGTAGATATTGAAGAAAATAGTGTGTATTTGCACGGAACAATGCTTGCAGGGGCAATTAGAAGTTACCTTTCTTCGATTTGTGTTGAAGATGTAGAAGACATGTTTGGAAAGAGTAAAGAATCAGATGATAATAGCCTGAGTAAAATATTTATCTATGATTCCTGCGCGAATTTATTGGGCATAGAGGTAAGACCAGGTGTGTGTATTGATAAATTTTCAGGTACATCGAAAAATAAGGCAAAATTTGAAAGGAAATATATATGTGAAGGTCATAAATTCAAATTGTGTATTGAAATCTATGGTGATAATAAGGAGCAAGCTGAAAGATATGGCAAAAATATCTATATTGCACTGTCGGCAATAAATAATGATTATATAGCATTGGGCTCTTATAAAACAGGTGGGGCTGGGATATTTAAAGTAAATTTTGTAAAAGAAGTTAATTATGATTTTACAAATAAAAAAGATTTATTTATGTATCTTAAAAATTCTAAGGAATATGTGTCAGTTGATATTGGGAAACTGCCTTCTGAAAATTTGAAGAGCAGCGTATTTGTAAGATATGAACTTAAAGGAAAAATTGAAACTCCCCTGCTTGTAAAGGGGAATTCGTCACTTGACTATACTAGGCCGGATGATGAGCAATTTAGGAATGAAAAAGGGAAATGTGTCATTCCA
This window encodes:
- a CDS encoding Fic family protein; translated protein: MHPFADKNGRTGRMLINCLLIVNIFH
- a CDS encoding RAMP superfamily CRISPR-associated protein, producing the protein MTYFKIKIKLLSESIFGNGESESSGVDVDILKDDIGVPYFRGKTFKGKLRAEISALGEYMFCFSKNRYDKIIEGLLGKEGKFDSNTLKFSDCVISECVHDDLKYGVENYKFDKKDILNSLTEVRTFTRIDENGVPEKGSLRQARVIKKGLILYCDVECQRNLDDIEKGILSAGVAVLRNLGTMESRGKGNVKCSLIEKGEDVTAKYIDVLEKEA
- a CDS encoding RAMP superfamily CRISPR-associated protein translates to MAKYVVFDIKNIEPIKISSTVMQSDNEYSRSYIPGSAIRGAYISNYINANDVKDLNSGIHREKLLKGGMKFLNAYPVIDEVRSLPFPRCFYALKDDIKKYNVSKKMRIAMFYEDTDRDIDKVKGFEFANFNFSKEVLETRGIDKINNLHIKKEAKNKIFRYEAIDSGEKFRGIIKCENDDYIEEIKQVLKKGLFYIGGSKGSGYGKCKIDNINVNEKNPEIRIFGDAVDDFEDRESFSIYASSDILYRDKFGIYKSYIDEEYLKEKLGLEEVKFENSFVDMEYFTGFNNKWGCRLPIVNGIKSGSIFVYKFKGDLNLDNIRNFEEEGIGERKQDGFGRFIILPDIDQTLSFNQVVLSDSHSEKTEEIEVKDEEDKNQLSMILDRIYLNKINKKLSENVLGMNSQVNLSLNKNQFGKLTELMDVLLGMKYGDGIIRLRNYFQHISERKINRELANKLERPFIDRKPLKDYMLSELENNDKFDFGNKYGQPFKIGGVESRLHGEAQVMYNYKLRIFKELFRMQLKDNSEGGEN
- a CDS encoding RAMP superfamily CRISPR-associated protein is translated as MPLKNGKYLKRIESEIENISPLNIGGNDGELLVDIEENSVYLHGTMLAGAIRSYLSSICVEDVEDMFGKSKESDDNSLSKIFIYDSCANLLGIEVRPGVCIDKFSGTSKNKAKFERKYICEGHKFKLCIEIYGDNKEQAERYGKNIYIALSAINNDYIALGSYKTGGAGIFKVNFVKEVNYDFTNKKDLFMYLKNSKEYVSVDIGKLPSENLKSSVFVRYELKGKIETPLLVKGNSSLDYTRPDDEQFRNEKGKCVIPRTSLKGIIRSQGERILRFYGKKNDIEKIFGSEDGAEKKLPSRFTAYDSKIEDVKKATYSKIKVDRFTGGVLKGQKMSEEPVMGKVRISGKLKLDKKCEKDEAVGLIALVFRDIARGELSIGSGQSTGRGRIKGQQLNIFSGNNLLFRWNMKDKKAEINKIDDYISALGEE